TCCATAACAAGCCATACCATAATAACATCAGAAGAAAGTTGTGAAGGACAAAGGTTTGTTAGTAGTTATATTCACCATTTGGACGTGAGTTACCCGCTTACTCGCGTTGTCGGCTTCTCAAGGAAGAGTGCTTAGCGCCTGCAATCAGCTAAACAGTGTAGCAAGAATTTACCTGAGCTTTGAATGACGATGAGATAATTGTCGCCAAATGTGTAATTATATTAACATTTGGAGCTATACACATACACTATGTCAAGTGATGACATTGAAACAAAAGCAGAAGAAGATATGACCACAGAGATCGATGAAGGCATTCCCACAGAAGAGGATGGTGAAATGGACGTTGAAACACAGCACAGCATGGAAGCAGAAAAGGACGTAGCAAACTATCTTGAACGACGTCAACCATGGTTTGTGATTGTTGCATCGTTCATTACACTAGGTATTTATTTTCTGTACTGGTTTTACAAAGTCAACAGTCAGATGAAAGCCGCAAATGGTGATGAGAGTTCACCTGGTCTTCGAACCATTGGACTATTTGTGCCAATCCTCAACATCGTTATCCTATGGTGGACAGCACGATCGATTGGTCGTGTAATTGATGAACGAGATGAACTCGCTATGTTCCTTGCAGTATTTGTATTCCTGCCAGCGTTTCTGGGTGTTGTTCAAGGCGATATTAACGCAGTTATTGACGGCCGTAAAAAATAACACAAAATGCCCTAATTAATAGCCTAAATGACACGAAATCTATCGGGGAGGATCACGGCAGGGAGCATTATTGTTATCATCGGGATTGTTCTGCTGCTTTCGACAGTAGGTATTATCGAGATGCGATCAGTATGGGGATGGATCCCGGCGCTGTTTGTTCTTATTGGTGTCTGGGCGTTATTCCGTAGTGATTTTCGCAATCTTGTTGGTCCGGTTATGATCATTGCAATCGCAGGTGCCTTTTTACTCAGAAATGTAGGCATCATTTCGGACGGTGCAATCGGGACGTGGTGGCCGCTATTTATCGTTCTTTTCGGAGTCCTTATCATGGTAAACCGGTCCCGAAGACGTCAGCGGACTCGGCTTGAAGGACATAGTGCGGGAGAGATAACCGCAATTGGGATTTTTGGAAGTGATGAAAGCCGACCTGTGACTGATCGATTTACTGGAGGAGAACTTGTCGCTATATTTGGGGATGCACGACTGGATCTTGAAAACGCAAGTGTTCAGGAATCTCCAGCGATGGTTGAGACAATGGCAGTGTTCGGCGATGTTGAAATTCGAGCTCCTGAATCATGGAATGTCAAATTACAAACACTGAATATTTTCGGAGATACAACTGATCGACGTCGAGAATCTGATAAGCGAAATGAAACAGACTCTCCAGATTTAGTTGTAACAGGATTTTCTCTGTTTGGGGATATCGAAGTTCGAAATTGAGTGGCTTGTAAAAGTGTACCTACAAAAGAAATGTTGATTCAAATTTATCAAGTCGTAGTCGCTGACAGTTGGCCGGGGACAATGTTAGGGTCAATTCCTGCTGTTTGTAGCACATCCCAGAGTGTGGCACTGTTGCTTGTCACGACAGGTACATTCAGCTCGCTCTCTAGAGATTCAACGCGTGAGAATGTTGGGTAGTTAGTACAGGAAATAAACACTGCGTCGATGTCAGATACACCTTCTATCTCAGAAAGAACCTGATCAGCTGCTGCTTCAGGGCTTAAAGCGCCGATAGCAGCATTATTTTCCAGTCTTCGTCCAGAGATATGTACGACATTGTATCCGAGTGCGTTCAGATATGATCGTTCTCGTTCGACGAGTTCTTGATTGTACGGCGTTACAACAAGGATTTGCGTCTTGTTGAGAGTAGACAATGCTCGGTCAACTGACCGTGCGGTTACAACTGTCGGAACACCGGCTGTCTGTTCTAACTCTGATTCTAATCGGCGTGCATATTCTGGTCCTTCGAGTAAGCTTCCAGTCGTACAAGCATAGGCGATAGCATCGACGGAGGCATCACTGACCCGTTCAACAGCACCGGTCGCTCTGTTACGCATCGATTTTAGATCGGCGGCTGTCACAGATGAAAGAGGCATGCGAGCAACATGCACTGATAAACTGTCGTCAATAGTACGTCCAAATTCCGTTTCCGTTGTTGTGTTTGTTGAGGGGACAACAACGCCGATACGGGTCAATTTACTCATTGGAACTCACCGTTTCATCTTGACGATCATTCTGTCGGTCATCTTCGGATCGTTGCTCTGGAGGCCCATGTCCACCACCACCGGGAGTACGAACTCTCACTGTTGTCCCAGCGTCAACTTTCTGTGTGGATTTAGCTCCAACTGGTGTGCCGTCAATTAGATTTTCGCCCGTTGCTCCGGGTTTTCCACCGGCGCTTCCCTTCGGTGGACTGCGACGTCGTTCAGTGAGCAATGACACCGTTGCTGGAACATCTACCGTAATCGAACGCTCAATTCCCATGCCCCCACGGTATTTGCCATCGCCGCCACTGTCTGGACGTAGCATATACCGCTCAACGTGCATAGGATATTCCGATTCTAGTGCTTCAACAGGGGTGTTAAGCGTATTTGTCATCCCTACGTGAACACCGTCAATACCATCTTTATCAGGACGGGCCCCAAAGCCACCGCCAATCGTTTCATAATACGTAAACTCATTGCCCTGACGGCCGCCAATAATGAGATTATTCATTGTACCTTGGCTCTGTGCGGGTAACTCGTCAGCGAGCGGTTCAGATAGTGATAAAAACAAAACATCAGTAATGCGTTGGCTCGTTTCAACGTTTCCACCAACAACTGCGGCTGGTGGAGTAGGATCTAACAGTGACCCTTCTGGAATCGATATCGTTACTGGGTCGTAGCATCCTTGATTTGGTGGAATATCTGGATCGGTGATTGCTCTGACAACGAAGTATACTGCACTTTTGGCAACCGCCCGGGGAGCATTAATATTACCATCAACCTGCTGTGCGGTGCCCTCGAAGTTGACAGTAATCGTGTCACCGTGGATTCTAATAGTTGCAACAATTGGAACGGGATCCTCCGTTACACCATCTCCCTCCATAGCTTCTTCAGCGGTGTACTCCCCATCTGGCAACTTCTCGATTTCTCGCTGCATTCGAGTTCGCGAATAATCAATAACTGCATCAAACGCGTTCTTAAGCTGCTCGACACCGTATTCATCTGCAATCTCACGGATGCGGTCTTCGCCACGGCGGTTTGCGGCGAGTTGTGCACGAAGGTCCGCTCGTCGCTCACGCTGACCCCGGATGTTTGTCAAGATAAGATTAAGAACATCTTCATCAATCGTATCTTTGCCGCGGTACAGTCTGACTGGCGGAATTCGAAGACCTTCCTGATAGATCTCTGTTGCCCCGGCTGGCATACTGCCAGGAACCATTCCTCCAACATCAGCATGGTGGGCCCGCGATACGCCATATGCAATAATCTCTTCATCAACTGCAATTGGAGACACAAGTGTGATATCTGGTAGGTGGTTACCACCAGAAAATGGATCATTGAGTACCCAGACATCGCCTGGTGAAGGATCACGATTGCGAACTGCTTCTACTGCTTCTGGGAGAGCACCAAGATGAACTGGAATGTGCTCTGCCTGTGCAATCATTCGACCAGAGGCATCAAACAGAGCGGTTGAGCAATCTTGTCGTTCTTTGATATTCGGCGAATATGCTCCCTGAATTAAGACATTGCCCATCTCCTCAGCGACCTCTGTCAACCGATTTCGAAGAATCTCAAGCGTCACAGGATCGATATCACTCATGCTGATCACCTTTTGTCAGCTCAAGGGTGCCGTTCTGGCGAACGATACCACTCCAGTTGTCTAGTACAAGTGTTGTGCTCTCATCTTGTTCCAAGATCGCTGGACCAGAGATTGTCTGCCCAGGTGATAGCTTAGAACGGTCGAATACAGGCGTTTCAACGAACGACCCGTCAATCATCGCTTTTCTCGCTCCTATCCGTGCATCTGTTTTTGGGAAGTCAACGGTTGTTTCAACCGAAGGAGGTTCTCCAACAGCGGTCACACGAAGATTAACAAGCTCAATTGGATCGTCCATCGAATACCCGTAAGTCTCTGTGTATGCTTCTTTGAACAGCGACCGAAGTTCTGCTTGCGATTCGATATTGCTGATATCAATCGTCAGCTCAAAACTTTGTCCGGCATAACGAAGATCCACAGCACGCTGGAAGTGTAGGTTATCTGTTTCTACACGCGCTGATAAATCAGCTTCAATCTCCTCGAATTGCTCACTTACCTTTGTGAGGTCAAGATCAGAAAGACGGTTGCGATACGTACGAACTGTATCGTGCTTTTCTTGTGCAACAGTAAGGCCCTGCGCAGAGAGCACTCCGGATGCATATGGAATTACTACCCGAGTAATATCTAGCTCTTCAGCAATTGCAGTGGCATGTAACGGGCCGGCACCACCGAACGCAACTAATCCAAATTCACGTGGATCATACCCACGCTCAACGGTCATAGTTCGAATGGCTCTCGTCATCGCTGCATTGACAATACGGTAAATTCCTCGTGCTGCTTCTATTGAATCTTCGAGACCAGCTTGATCTGCAACATCGTTCACAGCCTCCTTTGCTGCGTCGGTATCAATAGTGAGTTCTCCACCAAGCGCCGAATCTGATCCAATATAGCCCAAAACAACGTTTGCGTCTGTCACTGTTGGTAATTCACCTCCCTTTCCATAGCACGCTGGGCCGGGATTTGCGCCAGCGGACTGCGGACCAACACGAAGTGCACCACCTTCATCAACCCAGGCAACCGAACCGCCACCGGCACCAACAGTATTCACATCAACCATCGGCACAGCGATCGGATATCCTCCGATGTCTACATCTGTCGTTCTTGTTGCTTGCCCGTCTCGGATGAGACTTACGTCACATGAAGTTCCACCCATATCGAATGTAATTAAGTCCGCATCACTGCCTGTGACTGCACTTGCTCCAACCACACCAGCTGCTGGACCCGATAGTGCCGTTGTGACGGCGTTATCACGAACGGTAGGGACACTTGCAATACCCCCATTCGATTGCATGATCGACGGTTCTGGAAGATTTATCTCCTCTGCACGGGTAACAAGCCGACCCAAATAGCGGTCAATCGCTGGGGTCACATATGCATCAACAACCGTTGTTGACGTACGTTCAAACTCCCGAAATTCTGCAAGCACTTCATGCGAAGCTGAAACATGAGCTGTGGTTTCCTCGCGAAGAATATCTACCACCGCTTGCTCATTTTCGGGGTGGGCATATGCATGGAGTAATGAAACTGCAATACTTTGTACATCGTCGTCCAGCGATGCAACAATGTCTCGAACCTCATCTGGATCTACTGACTCTACAACTCTCTCAGTTGTCGATCGCTCACTTATCTCATGTCGTCTACGACGAGGAACGAGGGGAGTAGGGCGATCGACATCAAGATCGTATAGACTTGGTCGATCTTGACGGCCGATTTCTAAGACATCCCGAAACCCTTCTGTCGTGATTAACGCTGTCTTGGCACCGTTCTGTTCGAGTAACGCGTTTGTCGAAACGGTCATCCCATGAATAAATCTATCAATCGTTGCTGGATCAATATCTGCTTTAGTGCATGCTTTTTGAATTCCAGCGATAACCCCTTCACTCTGGTTGTCAGTCGTTGGTACTTTCGCAGTCTCTAGATGATCTTTAGCTGCTAATACAACATCTGTAAATGTTCCGCCGACGTCAACGCCGACTCTCACATCTGTCATTTTATGTTCACCTCACAATCCCTATCCGAACAAAGCAATCCATTGGTCATAAAGTGTTTGTGCTGCGATGGCGATTACAACCAGTGCGACAAGGATGCCAAGTATATTTTGCACTGTGCTATTGGTGTACTTTCCAAGGAGCTTTTCGCTGTTCATAGCATACAGGAGGAAGACAGCGAGTATTGGTAGCAAGATACCATTTGCAACTTGTGCGAACACAATGACATTCACTGGATTAAGACCGATTGTTGAAAAGACAATACCGACAACGAGGATCGTACCCCATATCGCACGGAACCGGGTCGATGTAAGGTCACGCTCCCATCCAAGCACACCAGCAGTGGCATAGGCACCAGCAAGCGGGGCCGACATTGCGCTTGTAAAGCCAGCAGCAAAAAGACCGATTGCGAAGAATTCTGGAGCTACTCCAGCTAGCACTGGATCAAGTTGAGTAGACATCTCGCCTACGTCACCAATCTCAGTACCTTCTGGAAAAACGGCGGCAGCGGTGATCATTATTGACGCTGTGATAATTCCACCAACAACGACAAGCGCAATAGTGTCAAACCGGACTTCGCCGATTTGATCCGCATCCCCCCACTTTTCTTGAACAGTACTGGCGTGCAAGAAGAGGTTATATCCAACAACAGTTGTCCCGACAAGCCCAGCAATCAGGAATGCCTGTCCGTCCGGCACCCGGGGAATTAGCCCCTCAGCTATTGCTCCTAAGTCAGGGCGCACAGCAATTGCATTAATCACAAATGCAAGCCCCATAATTACGACGAGTCCAATAAATATTCGCTCGATGAGCTTGTAGTTTCCCGTCCAGAGCAATGCTCCGGCAACAATCCCAATCAGTGGTGACCAAATTTGGACACTTACACCAGTGATTGTTTCTAAGCCTGACGCTCCGCCTGTGATATTTCCCGTCTGAAACGCGGCTGTCCCAACGCCAATTGCGAAGATAATGAGTGCGGCCGTGATAACCTGTAAGATGTAGTTATCAAACATCCCCCTGAGGGCCTCGCCGAGTCCCTCATTGGTGACCAATCCTAGTCGGGCACTCATTTCCTGCAAAACGATTGTGGCGATTACCGAAAAGACAACCGTCCAAATCAACAGATAGGCAAACTCTGCCCCAATAACACTTGCTGTTGTGACCGTCCCCGGACCAACAAACGCGGCGGCAACGAGTGCACCAGGGCCAATCGATCGAAACCAATTCTCTACCGTGTCCACTATACTCATAGTACAAATACACGATACCTTTTGATGTGGTTAATATAAGCTTACGCATTAGCGTAAAAATTTCATCAATTTGTGAGTGAAATTAACATGGCTATGAAAGGATTAGTTCAATGCACAAGGGGGCCTCATACTTAGGAACTGAAATACTGGATCCTGTCCACTTCCAGACAGCATAAACTCAGCAAAGGTAACTAAAGGGACCTCAGTGTCCTCGAAACGTCAGTCATTATCAGTTCTTGGTAATCCGATTCTCTTTATGAAGACGTTCCCGTGACACCAATCCCGTGGATACCGTGATGGGAATCGGGGCCAACCGGGACACAGGTATGCCGTGCTATCACCATCTTAATTATTTTTGTGGTTTGTGGCACATTCCTGTTTTCCTCTGCCTCGGAACCGGCTTGACTCGGAGTTCGCCGAAGCTGTACTTCGAGTGGTTGCCGACCCGGATGATCCCATTCTCCACAGTCTCGACTGGGCGAACAACAGTTGCGCGCTGAATACACCTTCTGGTCCTCTCTGTCTTGCACCAACAACCCTAACACAATAGTGAGATTTACCCGCCAGAGCAGTAGAAAACTCAATAATTATCGAGAAGGATTTATATATGTCCTACAGCGCTGACCAACGAATACAACCGCAAATTGCCCGACTTAACTTCATTAGACTAATTAAATCTTGGGTTACTGAGAACTGTTGTAGACACCTGCATCCATTGTCTCGCTATGGTGGGAAATGAGGTCACTCACTCATCTTGGTAGCCGCCTCGCGGAATAGCCCATCAAGCAGTTCAGGTAGTGTTGGATGATATGCTCTGTCCGGAACTTCTCTGACATCAAGGCCAAGTTCAACGAGAACTTGTGCCGTTTTTGCCATTGTATCAGCGTGATAGTGTAGCCCCTGATAACCAAGTATGGTGCCGTCCGTGCGGTCAACGACAAGCCGAGCAAGGCCCTTGGGTACATTCTTTGATTTGAATATTCCATCGTCACTCGCCTGGCGGGTGGCTACAACTACATCATGTCCCGCTGCTTTAGCAGTAGTTGGCGTATCTCCCACGCGAGCAAACGGATAGATCCCCAGACCAGAGAATACAATATGATGATGGATGTTAGTATACGGCTCAAGAGGCTCACCGTGAACATCGTTCAGAATGTTTTTGGCTGCCGTTTGTCCCTGTTCTTTCGCAACGTGTAAGATTGGTTCGTGTTCGTTTGCGTCTCCGACAACGTATATAGAGTCATTGTCCCGGGCCTGCATTGTTTGTTTCACCCACGCCCCGTCAAGATCGATGTTAGCGGCCTCAAGGCCGAGGTGTTTAATATTTGCTTGCCGGCCAGTGAAGCAGAATAATTCATCGCCTGTTACCGTTTTTTGCCCATCTGGAGTCGATAACAGTAATTCCACGCCAGTTTCGGTTTTGTTGATTCGCTCTTCTTGAGCATTTGTGATAATATCGATGTCGAAGTCCTCCCGGTAGATTTCTAAGATTTCATCACCAAACTCTGGGTCAGCTTCATCCAAGGGTCGATCATCGTGTTCAACAACTGTGATGTCCATGTCTCCGGCTTCAACAAGATACGGTGCCATTTCAAGCCCGACATAACCGAACCCAAGGACAATTCCTGAATCCGAAAACTCGTTTGCATCAAGAACATCCGAACTAGTCATATAGTTAACCTCTTCGATTCCTGCAATATCTGGGATATTTACTTGGGATCCAGTTGCAACAACGATATAGTCGGGGTCAATCGTTTTTCCACCAACTGACAGCGTTCGATCATCAACAAATCTTGCTGATTCGTCATAGAATTCGACATCATCGTGTTCAGCCCATTCGTGTATCTGATTACGACGATGCTTCGCCCACCCCAATGTTCGATCATCTTTTTCAGCAACGGTCACTCCGAGATCTACTTCAGGTATGCCATCAGTTAGCCGGTCATCATGGCGGACTTGATACCGGTGCGCGGCTGCTGAAAGTAGCTCCTTTGAAGGCATGCATCCTTGAAGGATACACAATCCACCACCAGGATCGCCATCATCAATGAGACTAAGCTCAATGTTAGGTTCATCAACAAGTTCACTGGCAACTGCTGACCCAGCACTACCGTACGCACCAATAATTGCTACATGAATGCTCATGTAATCAAGTAGGGATCAGTCCGGTTAACGATATCGTGGAGATACATGTGAACTAGATCCGCTCAACTGCCTCTGTTATGCGTCAGGGGAAAATACAGAGCGGAGAGGTATATATGCTGATTATAGCAATCGGTTATCAAACAAGCGTGGTTGTGGATCGAATTTGGGATGGAATTATGAATTTTCTGTGAGCAGTTGAGTTGGTAGGTTCTCCGGGAAATAGAGATGTATGCTCCTACTTGAGATCAAATCGGTCAGCCTGCATTACTTTTTGCCAGGCACTCACAAAGTCTTGGACAAACTTCTCTTCGGCATCTGCACTGGCGTACACCTCTGCGACTGCGCGAAGTTCGTCATGTGATCCAAAAATAAGGTCAACGCGGGTTGCATTCCACATATGTTCACCCGTGTGTCGATCATATCCTTCATATACTTGGTCAGACGCTGACGATTGCTCCCACTCCGTGTCCATACTCAGTAAGTTCACAAAAAAGTCGTTTGTCAGCATTCCTTGCTCATCTGTAAGGACACCAAGGTCAGTGTTCTGGTATGTTGCACCTAATGCGCGCATGCCTCCGACAAGTACCGTCATCTCAGCAGGAGTCAAGTCCAGCAAATCGGCTTCATCAACAAGTACTTCCTCTGCTGGACGGTTGAGGTCGTCTTTGATGTAGTTTCGGAATCCATCAACTGCCGGCTTGAGTGCCTCGAATGAATCAACATCTGTCTGTTCTTCAGTTGCATCTGTCCTTCCAGGCTCAAATGGGACTTTGATGTCATAGCCAGCATCGGCAGCAGCTTGTTCGACGGCTACGTTTCCACCCAGCACAATAAGGTCTGCAAGTGAGATTCGCACTTCGTCTGAGCGCGATTTATTGAACTCTGCTTGAATTTCTTCGTACGTCTCAAGAACCGTTTCAAGCTTTGTAGGCTCATTTACGTCCCAGCTTCGCTGGGGTTCAAGCCGGATCCGGGCTCCGTTTGCGCCACCACGTTTGTCACTATCTCGATATGTCGATGCAGATGCCCAAGCAGTCTTGACAAGTTGCTGAATTGAAAGGTCCGTGTCAAGGATTTTTGACTTGAGTTCTGCGATCTCCTCGTCACCAACCAGTTCATAATCGGGGTCAGGGAGAGGATCCTGCCATACCATCGTTTCATCGGGGACTTCTGGGCCAAGGAATCGCTCTGGAGGACCCATATCACGATGGGTCAGTTTATACCAAGCCTTCGCGAAGGCAATTCCGAACGCCATTGGATTCTCTTGGAAGGTTTCCATTATTTCTCGATACTGTGGATCGCGCTTCAACGCAATGTCTGTTGTCAGCATCATCGGCGTAACTTCCTCTTCTGACTCCAGAGCATCAGGTGCAGACGGAATTTCTTGACCCTCTTTTGGCGTCCACTGCCATGCACCACCTGGACCTTTTATTGGCTTCCATTCATATTCTAGCAAGTTATCGACATACCCCATATCCCACTCAGTTGGTGAGGAAGTCCACGGACCTTCAATTCCACTGGTTGTAACACCTTCTTCAGCAGCGGTTTCTCCGTCCTGCCAGCCAAGCCCCATGTTTTCAATCGGAGCAGCAGCAGGCTCTGGCTCGTGAACCTCATCCGGATCGTCTGCTCCATGAACTTTTCCAAAGGTATGTCCGCCAGCAATCAACGCAGCTGTTTGTCTGTCATTCATCGCCATACGGGAGAACGTCTGACGGATATTTTTGGCGGACGCCATTGGATCCGGCTCCCCATCAGGACCCTCTGGATTCACATAAATAAGTCCCATTACAGAGGCTCCAAGTCCTTCCTGTAGCTCACCGGGTTCTGCAAACCGTTCTTGGGTTTCAAACTCATGTTCAGGGCCCCAATCAACTGCCTCGTCAGGTTCAAAATCATCTTCACGTCCACCAGCAAATCCGAATGTCTGGAAGCCCATTGATTCGATAGCGACATTTCCAGCAAGAATAAGGAGATCAGCCCACGACAGCTTGCGGCCATACTTTTGCTTGACCGGCCAAAGCAGTCGTCGGGCCTTGTCAAGATTGGCGTTATCCGGCCAACTGTTCAGCGGGGCGAACCGTTGCCGCCCTCCAGCGGCACCTCCGCGGCCATCATATGCGCGGTATGTCCCGGCACTATGCCACGCCATCCGGATCATGAATGGTCCGTAGTGTCCATAGTCAGCTGGCCACCAGTCTTTAGGCTCTGTTATAACATCCTCGATATCTGCTTTAACCTCTTCAAGATCAAGCTTCTCAAATTCCTCAGCGTAATTGAAGTCTTCTTCTATCGGTCCCGTGTCCCGGGCATTTTGCTTGAGAATATCGATGCTCAAACGGCTTGGCCACCAGTCTTGATTGCTATTTCGAGTACTGGGTGTCGGTCTTGTGTTATCGCTTGACATTAAAGCCTCTATCTATATGTTTGCCTTGAAGGACACAAGCCTTTGGTTGCAACTCAAAGATACTGTTCGGAAACCTGTGCCCCGCAGTGTTGGCACTGCGAGGTCATCGGCGATCACCCGTTATTTTCAATAGCGATGAAGAA
This portion of the Salinarchaeum sp. IM2453 genome encodes:
- a CDS encoding DUF4234 domain-containing protein, whose translation is MSSDDIETKAEEDMTTEIDEGIPTEEDGEMDVETQHSMEAEKDVANYLERRQPWFVIVASFITLGIYFLYWFYKVNSQMKAANGDESSPGLRTIGLFVPILNIVILWWTARSIGRVIDERDELAMFLAVFVFLPAFLGVVQGDINAVIDGRKK
- a CDS encoding LiaF transmembrane domain-containing protein, yielding MTRNLSGRITAGSIIVIIGIVLLLSTVGIIEMRSVWGWIPALFVLIGVWALFRSDFRNLVGPVMIIAIAGAFLLRNVGIISDGAIGTWWPLFIVLFGVLIMVNRSRRRQRTRLEGHSAGEITAIGIFGSDESRPVTDRFTGGELVAIFGDARLDLENASVQESPAMVETMAVFGDVEIRAPESWNVKLQTLNIFGDTTDRRRESDKRNETDSPDLVVTGFSLFGDIEVRN
- a CDS encoding aspartate/glutamate racemase family protein, yielding MSKLTRIGVVVPSTNTTTETEFGRTIDDSLSVHVARMPLSSVTAADLKSMRNRATGAVERVSDASVDAIAYACTTGSLLEGPEYARRLESELEQTAGVPTVVTARSVDRALSTLNKTQILVVTPYNQELVERERSYLNALGYNVVHISGRRLENNAAIGALSPEAAADQVLSEIEGVSDIDAVFISCTNYPTFSRVESLESELNVPVVTSNSATLWDVLQTAGIDPNIVPGQLSATTT
- a CDS encoding hydantoinase B/oxoprolinase family protein; translated protein: MSDIDPVTLEILRNRLTEVAEEMGNVLIQGAYSPNIKERQDCSTALFDASGRMIAQAEHIPVHLGALPEAVEAVRNRDPSPGDVWVLNDPFSGGNHLPDITLVSPIAVDEEIIAYGVSRAHHADVGGMVPGSMPAGATEIYQEGLRIPPVRLYRGKDTIDEDVLNLILTNIRGQRERRADLRAQLAANRRGEDRIREIADEYGVEQLKNAFDAVIDYSRTRMQREIEKLPDGEYTAEEAMEGDGVTEDPVPIVATIRIHGDTITVNFEGTAQQVDGNINAPRAVAKSAVYFVVRAITDPDIPPNQGCYDPVTISIPEGSLLDPTPPAAVVGGNVETSQRITDVLFLSLSEPLADELPAQSQGTMNNLIIGGRQGNEFTYYETIGGGFGARPDKDGIDGVHVGMTNTLNTPVEALESEYPMHVERYMLRPDSGGDGKYRGGMGIERSITVDVPATVSLLTERRRSPPKGSAGGKPGATGENLIDGTPVGAKSTQKVDAGTTVRVRTPGGGGHGPPEQRSEDDRQNDRQDETVSSNE
- a CDS encoding hydantoinase/oxoprolinase family protein; the protein is MTDVRVGVDVGGTFTDVVLAAKDHLETAKVPTTDNQSEGVIAGIQKACTKADIDPATIDRFIHGMTVSTNALLEQNGAKTALITTEGFRDVLEIGRQDRPSLYDLDVDRPTPLVPRRRRHEISERSTTERVVESVDPDEVRDIVASLDDDVQSIAVSLLHAYAHPENEQAVVDILREETTAHVSASHEVLAEFREFERTSTTVVDAYVTPAIDRYLGRLVTRAEEINLPEPSIMQSNGGIASVPTVRDNAVTTALSGPAAGVVGASAVTGSDADLITFDMGGTSCDVSLIRDGQATRTTDVDIGGYPIAVPMVDVNTVGAGGGSVAWVDEGGALRVGPQSAGANPGPACYGKGGELPTVTDANVVLGYIGSDSALGGELTIDTDAAKEAVNDVADQAGLEDSIEAARGIYRIVNAAMTRAIRTMTVERGYDPREFGLVAFGGAGPLHATAIAEELDITRVVIPYASGVLSAQGLTVAQEKHDTVRTYRNRLSDLDLTKVSEQFEEIEADLSARVETDNLHFQRAVDLRYAGQSFELTIDISNIESQAELRSLFKEAYTETYGYSMDDPIELVNLRVTAVGEPPSVETTVDFPKTDARIGARKAMIDGSFVETPVFDRSKLSPGQTISGPAILEQDESTTLVLDNWSGIVRQNGTLELTKGDQHE
- a CDS encoding Nramp family divalent metal transporter — protein: MSIVDTVENWFRSIGPGALVAAAFVGPGTVTTASVIGAEFAYLLIWTVVFSVIATIVLQEMSARLGLVTNEGLGEALRGMFDNYILQVITAALIIFAIGVGTAAFQTGNITGGASGLETITGVSVQIWSPLIGIVAGALLWTGNYKLIERIFIGLVVIMGLAFVINAIAVRPDLGAIAEGLIPRVPDGQAFLIAGLVGTTVVGYNLFLHASTVQEKWGDADQIGEVRFDTIALVVVGGIITASIMITAAAVFPEGTEIGDVGEMSTQLDPVLAGVAPEFFAIGLFAAGFTSAMSAPLAGAYATAGVLGWERDLTSTRFRAIWGTILVVGIVFSTIGLNPVNVIVFAQVANGILLPILAVFLLYAMNSEKLLGKYTNSTVQNILGILVALVVIAIAAQTLYDQWIALFG
- a CDS encoding NAD(P)/FAD-dependent oxidoreductase, which produces MSIHVAIIGAYGSAGSAVASELVDEPNIELSLIDDGDPGGGLCILQGCMPSKELLSAAAHRYQVRHDDRLTDGIPEVDLGVTVAEKDDRTLGWAKHRRNQIHEWAEHDDVEFYDESARFVDDRTLSVGGKTIDPDYIVVATGSQVNIPDIAGIEEVNYMTSSDVLDANEFSDSGIVLGFGYVGLEMAPYLVEAGDMDITVVEHDDRPLDEADPEFGDEILEIYREDFDIDIITNAQEERINKTETGVELLLSTPDGQKTVTGDELFCFTGRQANIKHLGLEAANIDLDGAWVKQTMQARDNDSIYVVGDANEHEPILHVAKEQGQTAAKNILNDVHGEPLEPYTNIHHHIVFSGLGIYPFARVGDTPTTAKAAGHDVVVATRQASDDGIFKSKNVPKGLARLVVDRTDGTILGYQGLHYHADTMAKTAQVLVELGLDVREVPDRAYHPTLPELLDGLFREAATKMSE
- the katG gene encoding catalase/peroxidase HPI — encoded protein: MSSDNTRPTPSTRNSNQDWWPSRLSIDILKQNARDTGPIEEDFNYAEEFEKLDLEEVKADIEDVITEPKDWWPADYGHYGPFMIRMAWHSAGTYRAYDGRGGAAGGRQRFAPLNSWPDNANLDKARRLLWPVKQKYGRKLSWADLLILAGNVAIESMGFQTFGFAGGREDDFEPDEAVDWGPEHEFETQERFAEPGELQEGLGASVMGLIYVNPEGPDGEPDPMASAKNIRQTFSRMAMNDRQTAALIAGGHTFGKVHGADDPDEVHEPEPAAAPIENMGLGWQDGETAAEEGVTTSGIEGPWTSSPTEWDMGYVDNLLEYEWKPIKGPGGAWQWTPKEGQEIPSAPDALESEEEVTPMMLTTDIALKRDPQYREIMETFQENPMAFGIAFAKAWYKLTHRDMGPPERFLGPEVPDETMVWQDPLPDPDYELVGDEEIAELKSKILDTDLSIQQLVKTAWASASTYRDSDKRGGANGARIRLEPQRSWDVNEPTKLETVLETYEEIQAEFNKSRSDEVRISLADLIVLGGNVAVEQAAADAGYDIKVPFEPGRTDATEEQTDVDSFEALKPAVDGFRNYIKDDLNRPAEEVLVDEADLLDLTPAEMTVLVGGMRALGATYQNTDLGVLTDEQGMLTNDFFVNLLSMDTEWEQSSASDQVYEGYDRHTGEHMWNATRVDLIFGSHDELRAVAEVYASADAEEKFVQDFVSAWQKVMQADRFDLK